One window of the Trifolium pratense cultivar HEN17-A07 linkage group LG2, ARS_RC_1.1, whole genome shotgun sequence genome contains the following:
- the LOC123904778 gene encoding polyadenylate-binding protein-interacting protein 12-like: MAVADNVGAKIGSSSQNLDNNNNNTNNNVVPSDSAEVEKSKPRTDQDVNNNGVFNHQHQERVSNGNYGFKTHQMGQMHANGVQNQQFVVNNDGYVMNGVRNGENGGESFKREMRDLEELLSKLNPMAEEFVPPSLTNNQGYLAAGPAAGFGYPPNNFILLNNYANANGQTNRRRKNGYTTNGKRRVNHKMDMEKREEMIRRTVYVSDIDQLVTEEQLASLFLNCGQVVDCRVCGDPNSILRFAFIEFTDEESARAAVSLSGTMLGYYPLRVLPSKTAIAPVNPTFLPRSEDEREMCSRTIYCTNIDKKLTQADVKHFFESICGEVHRLRLLGDYQHSTRIAFVEFAVAESAIAALSCSGVILGALPIRVSPSKTPVRGRSPRSP; the protein is encoded by the exons ATGGCGGTTGCTGATAATGTTGGTGCCAAAATCGGTTCTTCAAGTCAGAATTtggacaacaacaacaacaacaccaacaacaaCGTTGTACCATCTGACTCAGCTGAGGTGGAGAAATCGAAACCTAGGACTGATCAGGATGTGAACAACAATGGTGTGTTCAACCATCAACACCAAGAAAGAGTTTCCAATGGTAACTATGGCTTCAAGACTCATCAAATGGGTCAGATGCATGCTAATGGTGTTCAGAACCAGCAGTTTGTGGTGAACAATGATGGGTATGTGATGAATGGTGTCAGAAATGGTGAGAATGGTGGCGAGAGTTTCAAGCGTGAAATGAGGGATTTGGAAGAGCTGCTGTCGAAGCTGAATCCTATGGCTGAGGAATTTGTGCCTCCATCACTAACAAATAATCAGGGCTACTTAGCTGCTGGACCTGCTGCTGGGTTTGGTTACCCTCCTAACAATTTTATACTTTTGAATAATTATGCTAATGCTAACGGCCAAACTAACCGAAGG AGGAAGAATGGCTATACTACTAATGGGAAGCGAAGAGTGAATCATAAGATGGATATGGAGAAAAGAGAAGAGATGATTAGGAGGACTGTTTATGTGTCTGACATTGATCAGCTG GTTACTGAAGAGCAGCTGGCGTCTCTCTTTCTTAATTGCGGTCAG GTTGTTGATTGCCGTGTATGCGGAGATCCCAATTCTATTCTCCGATTTGCCTTCATTGAGTTTACTGATGAAG AAAGTGCTAGGGCTGCTGTAAGCCTCTCTGGAACTATGCTGGGATATTACCCTCTGAGAGTGCTGCCTTCCAAAACTGCTATTGCACCTGTCAATCCAACATTTTTGCCTAGG TCTGAAGATGAAAGGGAGATGTGCTCAAGAACAATTTATTGCACAAACATCGACAAGAAG CTGACTCAAGCAGATGTCAAACACTTCTTTGAATCAATCTGTGGAGAg GTCCATCGGCTGAGGCTTCTTGGGGATTACCAGCATTCAACTCGGATTGCATTTGTTGAGTTCGCGGTG GCTGAAAGTGCAATTGCTGCTCTAAGCTGCAGTGGCGTGATTTTGGGGGCGCTGCCTATAAG GGTAAGTCCGTCAAAGACACCAGTCCGAGGTCGTTCTCCTCGTAGTCCGTGA